The proteins below are encoded in one region of Bremerella sp. P1:
- the nagB gene encoding glucosamine-6-phosphate deaminase, with protein MTERTADRPEMSIQSTALPCAVFSTSEALSRHVAEIVAAIIRERQAQKATAVLGLPTGSTPMGVYRELVRMHQDEGLDLSNVITFNLDEYYGLKPDQLQSYHRTMHEVFFQHVNIPSENIHIPDGTIPLDEVDAYCDDYESKIREAGGIDLMLLGIGSNGHIGFNEPFSIRNSRTRLCTLDPITRRSAASDFFHEENVPHQAITMGIGTILEARKILLLALGQGKSSIIRDTLEGPITNRVPATILQEHRDTSVYIDEAAASKLTAVAEPWTEGEVQWDQTMIKRAVLWLCEKTGKALLKLDDDDFRQHNLHQLLRHHGPAPSLAHRVFRWMMDTIEYHPAGKEKKKAICFSPHPDDDVISMGGTLIRLVDDGHEAHVAYMTSGNIAVFDHDAQRFADFVTQYNRLFGIEEKKSAEVEKQVVESLAAKPPGEPDIDAVLTIKGLIRRSEAIAGALKAGCQEEHLHFLDLPFYRTGKVAKNPLGDEDVKIVKQLILEVKPDQVYIAGDLSDPHGTHRVCAMAIFNALLEIEAETGSRPEALLYRGAWQEYPLHEIEICVPLSPNDMFKKRQAIFMHESQKDSALFPGTDPREFWERAEDRNTGTADSYNKIGLPEYFAMEAFVRWNGQPL; from the coding sequence ATGACTGAACGAACCGCTGATCGACCTGAGATGTCGATCCAGTCAACTGCTTTGCCTTGCGCTGTTTTTTCCACTAGCGAAGCCCTCTCTCGCCACGTCGCTGAAATCGTCGCTGCGATCATTCGCGAACGACAAGCTCAAAAAGCGACCGCTGTGCTTGGACTTCCAACCGGTTCCACGCCCATGGGCGTCTATCGAGAACTGGTTCGCATGCACCAGGACGAAGGATTGGATCTTTCCAATGTCATTACCTTCAACCTGGACGAGTACTACGGCCTGAAGCCTGACCAACTGCAAAGTTACCACCGAACGATGCACGAGGTTTTCTTTCAGCATGTGAATATTCCTTCGGAGAATATTCACATCCCAGACGGCACAATTCCGCTGGATGAAGTTGATGCTTATTGCGATGACTACGAAAGTAAGATCCGCGAAGCAGGCGGTATCGACCTGATGCTGCTGGGCATTGGCTCCAACGGTCACATCGGCTTTAACGAGCCTTTTAGCATCCGCAACAGCCGCACTCGGCTGTGCACGCTCGACCCGATTACGCGTCGGAGTGCCGCTTCCGATTTCTTCCATGAAGAGAACGTTCCGCACCAGGCCATTACGATGGGCATCGGGACGATTCTGGAAGCTCGCAAGATCTTGCTCCTGGCTTTGGGGCAAGGTAAATCGTCGATCATTCGCGACACGCTTGAAGGTCCCATTACCAACCGCGTACCGGCGACCATCTTGCAGGAACATCGCGACACGTCGGTCTATATCGACGAGGCAGCGGCCAGCAAGCTGACCGCGGTTGCCGAGCCATGGACCGAAGGCGAGGTCCAGTGGGATCAGACGATGATCAAGCGAGCCGTGCTGTGGCTTTGCGAAAAGACCGGCAAGGCCCTGCTGAAGTTGGATGATGACGATTTCCGTCAGCACAACTTGCACCAGTTGCTGCGTCATCACGGCCCCGCACCGAGCCTGGCTCACCGCGTGTTTCGCTGGATGATGGATACCATCGAGTATCATCCAGCCGGCAAGGAAAAGAAGAAGGCCATCTGCTTCAGTCCGCACCCGGACGACGACGTGATCAGCATGGGCGGCACGCTCATTCGCCTGGTCGACGATGGTCACGAAGCCCACGTCGCCTACATGACCAGCGGTAATATCGCGGTATTTGACCACGATGCCCAGCGTTTTGCCGACTTTGTCACGCAGTACAACCGTCTGTTTGGCATCGAAGAAAAGAAGTCGGCCGAGGTCGAAAAGCAGGTCGTCGAGTCGCTCGCGGCCAAGCCACCAGGCGAGCCGGACATCGACGCGGTGCTGACCATCAAAGGCTTGATCCGCCGCAGCGAAGCGATCGCCGGGGCCCTGAAAGCAGGCTGCCAAGAAGAGCATCTGCACTTTTTGGATCTGCCGTTCTATCGCACCGGTAAGGTTGCCAAGAACCCGCTGGGCGACGAAGACGTGAAGATCGTTAAGCAGCTGATCCTGGAGGTGAAGCCTGACCAGGTTTACATCGCCGGTGACCTTTCCGACCCGCACGGTACGCACCGCGTATGTGCGATGGCGATCTTCAACGCCTTGCTGGAAATCGAAGCCGAAACAGGCAGCCGTCCTGAAGCACTGCTTTACCGCGGTGCCTGGCAAGAGTATCCACTGCACGAGATCGAGATTTGCGTGCCGCTTTCACCGAACGACATGTTCAAGAAGCGACAAGCGATCTTCATGCACGAGAGCCAGAAGGATAGCGCGTTGTTCCCGGGTACCGATCCACGCGAGTTCTGGGAACGAGCCGAAGACCGCAACACAGGCACGGCCGATTCTTACAACAAGATCGGATTGCCAGAGTACTTCGCCATGGAAGCGTTCGTTCGCTGGAACGGGCAACCGCTTTAA